A genomic segment from Glycine soja cultivar W05 chromosome 20, ASM419377v2, whole genome shotgun sequence encodes:
- the LOC114401621 gene encoding single-stranded DNA-binding protein, mitochondrial-like, which produces MNSMAVRLVKHLQLSAPTSSSFGGVPRSGASWYSTSLSGGEYQPSQDNVAPKNEALDGELDDFLGEKAELQLQGVDPKKGWGFRGVHKAIICGKVGQAPVQKILRNGRNLTIFTVGTGGMFDQRIQGPKDLPKPAQWHRIAVHNDILGAYAVQKLFKNSSVYVEGDIEIRVYNDSINGEVKSIPEICVRRDGKICLIKSGESIDKTSLDELREGLF; this is translated from the exons ATGAATTCTATGGCGGTGAGACTTGTGAAGCATCTCCAACTCTCTGCACCGACCTCATCTTCATTCG GTGGTGTGCCGAGAAGTGGAGCGTCATGGTATTCGACCTCTCTATCTGGAGGTGAATATCAGCCTTCACAAGATAATGTTGCACCAAAGAATGAAGCATTGGATGGTGAACTTGATGATTTTCTTGGCGAAAAGGCCGAGCTACAGTTGCAAGGTGTGGATCCCAAGAAGGGTTGGGGATTTCGTGGCGTGCACAAG GCAATTATTTGTGGAAAAGTTGGCCAAGCCCCTGTACAGAAAATACTGAGGAATGGTAGAAATTTAACCATCTTTACAGTTGGGACAGGGGGCATGTTTGACCAGAGAATTCAAGGACCAAAGGATTTGCCAAAACCTGCTCAATGGCATAGGATTGCTGTGCATAATGATATACTGGGGGCCTATGCAGTACAGAAACTCTTTAAAAA CTCTTCAGTTTATGTTGAGGGTGACATTGAGATTAGAGTTTATAATGATAGCATCAACGGTGAAGTTAAAAGCATTCCAGAGATATGTGTTCGCCGCGACG GGAAAATTTGCCTCATCAAGAGTGGGGAGAGCATTGATAAAACTTCCTTGGATGAATTGC GAGAAGGGTTGTTTTAG
- the LOC114403563 gene encoding probable protein phosphatase 2C 5 isoform X1: protein MSTTELSNMKQPPVPLATLIGQELRNGKIEKPFVKYGQAGLAKKGEDYFLIKTDCQRVPGDSSTLFSVFAIFDGHNGISAAIFAKESILSNVLSAIPQDMGRDEWLQALPRALVVGFVKTDIEFQKKGETSGTTATFVLIDRWTVTVASVGDSRCILDTQGGVVSLLTVDHRLEENVEERDRVTASGGEVGRLNVFGGNEVGPLRCWPGGLCLSRSIGDTDVGEFIVPIPHVKQVKLSNAGGRLIIASDGIWDALSSDMAAKSCRGVPAELAAKLVVKEALRSRGLKDDTTCLVVDIIPSDHPVLPTIPRKKRNVLTSLLFGKKSQNSTNKGTNKLSAVGVVEELFEEGSAMLTERLGKDFPSNTNPEIFRCAVCQADQPSVDSLSMNTGPFFPPVSKPWEGPFLCTNCQKKKDAMEGKRSTRPSETA from the exons atGAGTACGACTGAATTATCTAATATGAAGCAACCTCCTGTTCCGCTGGCAACCCTGATTGGCCAGGAGCTACGAAatggaaaaattgaaaaaccttTTGTGAAGTATGGGCAGGCTGGCTTGgcaaagaaaggagaagattacTTTTTAATCAAGACAGATTGCCAGAGAGTTCCTGGGGATTCATCAACACTCTTTTCTGTCTTTGCG ATCTTTGATGGGCACAACGGTATATCTGCTGCTATTTTTGCGAAGGAAAGCATACTAAGTAATGTTTTGAGTGCAATACCGCAAGATATGGGTAGGGATGAGTGGCTTCAAGCTCTGCCTCGTGCTCTAGTTGTTGGTTTTGTAAAAACTGACATAGAGTTTCAGAAAAAAG GGGAAACTTCTGGAACAACAGCTACATTTGTTCTGATTGATAGATGGACTGTTACTGTTGCATCCGTTGGGGATTCCCGTTGCATATTAGATACTCAAGGAGGTGTTGTTTCTCTCTTGACAGTTGATCACAGATTGGAAGAAAATGTAGAAGAGAGGGATCGCGTTACTGCCAGTGGTGGTGAAGTAGGAAGACTCAATGTATTTGGAGGCAATGAG GTAGGGCCTCTTCGCTGCTGGCCTGGTGGATTGTGCCTTTCTAGATCAATTGGTGACACGGACGTGGGAGAATTTATTGTGCCAATACCACATGTTAAGCAAGTGAAG CTTTCAAATGCTGGTGGAAGACTTATTATAGCTTCTGATGGTATTTGGGATGCTTTATCTTCTGATATGGCTGCCAAGTCATGCCGAGGTGTACCTGCAGAGCTTGCTGCAAAGCTGGTGGTTAAG GAAGCTTTAAGGTCAAGAGGTCTGAAGGATGATACAACTTGCCTCGTTGTAGATATTATTCCTTCAGATCATCCCGTGTTGCCAACAATTCCAAGAAAGAAACGTAACGTGCTAACTTCCCTTCTCTTTGGAAAGAAATCTCAAAACTCTACAAACAAAGGCACCAATAAGCTTTCTGCGGTTGGTGTTGTGGAGGAATTATTTGAAGAGGGTTCTGCAATGCTTACAGAGAG GTTAGGCAAGGATTTTCCATCTAATACGAATCCTGAGATTTTCCGCTGTGCGGTTTGCCAAGCAGATCAGCCCTCTGTGGACAGTTTATCAATGAACACTGGGCCTTTTTTCCCCCCAGTATCTAAGCCATGGGAAGGTCCATTCCTCTGCACAAACTgtcagaagaagaaagatgcCATGGAAGGAAAAAGGTCTACTAGGCCCTCGGAGACAGCATAG
- the LOC114403563 gene encoding probable protein phosphatase 2C 5 isoform X2, translating into MGRDEWLQALPRALVVGFVKTDIEFQKKGETSGTTATFVLIDRWTVTVASVGDSRCILDTQGGVVSLLTVDHRLEENVEERDRVTASGGEVGRLNVFGGNEVGPLRCWPGGLCLSRSIGDTDVGEFIVPIPHVKQVKLSNAGGRLIIASDGIWDALSSDMAAKSCRGVPAELAAKLVVKEALRSRGLKDDTTCLVVDIIPSDHPVLPTIPRKKRNVLTSLLFGKKSQNSTNKGTNKLSAVGVVEELFEEGSAMLTERLGKDFPSNTNPEIFRCAVCQADQPSVDSLSMNTGPFFPPVSKPWEGPFLCTNCQKKKDAMEGKRSTRPSETA; encoded by the exons ATGGGTAGGGATGAGTGGCTTCAAGCTCTGCCTCGTGCTCTAGTTGTTGGTTTTGTAAAAACTGACATAGAGTTTCAGAAAAAAG GGGAAACTTCTGGAACAACAGCTACATTTGTTCTGATTGATAGATGGACTGTTACTGTTGCATCCGTTGGGGATTCCCGTTGCATATTAGATACTCAAGGAGGTGTTGTTTCTCTCTTGACAGTTGATCACAGATTGGAAGAAAATGTAGAAGAGAGGGATCGCGTTACTGCCAGTGGTGGTGAAGTAGGAAGACTCAATGTATTTGGAGGCAATGAG GTAGGGCCTCTTCGCTGCTGGCCTGGTGGATTGTGCCTTTCTAGATCAATTGGTGACACGGACGTGGGAGAATTTATTGTGCCAATACCACATGTTAAGCAAGTGAAG CTTTCAAATGCTGGTGGAAGACTTATTATAGCTTCTGATGGTATTTGGGATGCTTTATCTTCTGATATGGCTGCCAAGTCATGCCGAGGTGTACCTGCAGAGCTTGCTGCAAAGCTGGTGGTTAAG GAAGCTTTAAGGTCAAGAGGTCTGAAGGATGATACAACTTGCCTCGTTGTAGATATTATTCCTTCAGATCATCCCGTGTTGCCAACAATTCCAAGAAAGAAACGTAACGTGCTAACTTCCCTTCTCTTTGGAAAGAAATCTCAAAACTCTACAAACAAAGGCACCAATAAGCTTTCTGCGGTTGGTGTTGTGGAGGAATTATTTGAAGAGGGTTCTGCAATGCTTACAGAGAG GTTAGGCAAGGATTTTCCATCTAATACGAATCCTGAGATTTTCCGCTGTGCGGTTTGCCAAGCAGATCAGCCCTCTGTGGACAGTTTATCAATGAACACTGGGCCTTTTTTCCCCCCAGTATCTAAGCCATGGGAAGGTCCATTCCTCTGCACAAACTgtcagaagaagaaagatgcCATGGAAGGAAAAAGGTCTACTAGGCCCTCGGAGACAGCATAG
- the LOC114403475 gene encoding uncharacterized protein LOC114403475 yields MVRGGRFSGKRNFRKRVRSKEGVSDDSDEDYVVSDEGREASDYYCSSLDGCASEEGFDSLMEEEEEEFRRVRSLNRSKSEKGIAGRWKNGIKNSYKRGRITYEEEEEEEEVEEEFEEEEEEEIQEVRNFNRSKAKNGVCSKKKRAGKISPKRGRKIRAEHLEEEEEEEEEKQVVEDEEEEKVERSGDEEEEPEGDRDGEDEDFEYDDEDDEFLPEEEDYSDEEEEMGGRKKKNDGVKMEKEVLQKKRASVVSTRGRKRRSSIASKKPLRNKRRKNGRLRKKQKCEDDFIDNGTTIGTTTRRKQAQKRRRVLLSDSDYASSGSSDFEFTISEEEREQVREAKRLCGNLRNNLRSSSHLINNEEVGVHEYQHPQRKPPARKGKEKIEEPLGRKGKEKVEDLKSKGKQTCGICLSEEDKRRVRGVLNCCTHFFCFACIMEWAKVESRCPLCKQRFKTISKPARSTTGIDLREVVIQVPERDQVYQPSEEELRSYIDPYEYVICSECHQGGDDGLMLLCDICDSPAHTYCVGLGREVPEGNWYCDGCRPVALGSSSSQVQEGVADPRVSVQSHPVRPPPVLHVRESIDLNLISSPRAAFNQGFGHLPSSRFSGRSAEGASPVSGGAPTLSERRWIHRQIQQLLSIDRMASTPGRTNGISATSSTSNLYSSHFDQSRGTTTLHARTQDVGTSYHTFFDERLCNNSSPLMQNGALWSGLMGTPPVPDCEQVHQFSRSNIVPDGGLSPAVREESNFHFAKEQLQSMVKSHLKSLSQNIDLGHNTIKDIARSSMHTILAACDLEHMKSEVCTVPPPSACSHMELMAGGQTSLIKGCCSSCFDSFVGDVVKRILDTRISSQWLRLGL; encoded by the exons ATGGTTAGGGGAGGAAGGTTTAGTGGCAAACGCAATTTCAGAAAAAGGGTTCGGTCGAAGGAGGGAGTTTCTGATGATTCGGATGAAGACTATGTGGTTTCAGATGAAGGTAGAGAGGCATCCGACTATTACTGCTCCTCCTTAGATGGATGCGCATCAGAGGAGGGTTTTGATAGTTTAatggaagaagaggaggaggaatttCGAAGAGTGAGGAGTTTAAATAGATCCAAGTCAGAAAAGGGCATTGCTGGTCGGTGGAAAAATGGCATTAAAAACTCATACAAGAGGGGAAGGATTAcatatgaagaagaagaagaagaggaagaggtagaggaagagtttgaagaggaggaggaggaggaaattCAAGAAGTGAGGAATTTCAATAGGTCAAAGGCCAAAAATGGTGTATGTAGTAAGAAAAAACGTGCAGGTAAAATCTCCCCAAAGAGGGGAAGGAAAATACGTGCAGAACATttggaagaagaggaggaggaggaagaggagaaaCAAGTGGTGGAGGATGAGGAGGAAGAGAAGGTGGAGAGAAGTGGAGATGAGGAAGAAGAACCAGAGGGAGATAGAGATGGAGAGGATGAAGATTTTGAATATGATGATGAGGATGATGAATTTTTGCCAGAGGAAGAAGATTATTCAGATGAGGAAGAAGAAATGGGggggagaaagaagaaaaacgaTGGCGtgaaaatggagaaggaggTTTTGCAGAAGAAAAGGGCCTCTGTGGTTTCTACTAGGGGTCGGAAAAGGCGGAGTTCTATAGCATCAAAGAAGcccttgagaaacaaaagaagaaagaatgggAGGTtaaggaagaaacaaaaatgtGAAGATGATTTTATAGATAATGGCACAACCATAGGGACAACGACTAGGAGAAAGCAGGCCCAGAAGAGGAGAAGGGTGCTTCTTTCAGATTCAGATTATGCATCTTCTGGATCATCTGATTTTGAGTTTACCATATCTGAAGAAGAGAGAGAACAGGTGAGAGAAGCCAAGAGATTGTGTGGAAATTTGAGAAATAACTTGAGGAGTTCATCCCATCTAATAAATAATGAAGAGGTTGGAGTCCATGAGTATCAACATCCGCAGCGGAAGCCTCCAGCTCGGAAGGGTAAGGAAAAGATAGAAGAACCTCTGGGAAGAAAGGGTAAGGAAAAGGTGGAGGATTTAAAAAGTAAGGGAAAGCAAACATGTGGAATTTGTCTATCtgaagaagataaaagaagagtaAGGGGAGTACTAAATTGTTGCACTCACTTCTTTTGTTTTGCTTGCATTATGGAGTGGGCAAAGGTGGAATCTCGCTGCCCTTTGTGTAAACAGAGATTCAAAACAATCAGCAAGCCTGCACGGTCAACGACGGGGATTGATTTAAGAGAAGTGGTGATACAAGTCCCTGAACGTGACCAG GTTTATCAGCCCTCTGAAGAAGAACTAAGGAGCTATATTGATCCATATGAATATGTTATTTGTTCAGAGTGTCATCAAGGTGGAGATGATGGCCTCATGCTACTCTGTGATATCTGTGATTCCCCTGCACACACATATTGTGTTGGTTTGGGGCGGGAAGTACCTGAAGGTAACTGGTATTGTGATGGATGTAGACCAGTTGCTTTGGGATCTTCAAGCTCCCAAGTTCAAGAAGGTGTGGCTGATCCAAGGGTATCTGTCCAGAGCCATCCTGTTAGACCACCCCCTGTTCTACATGTACGAGAAAGTATAGACCTCAACTTGATTTCGTCACCCCGTGCTGCTTTTAATCAAGGTTTTGGGCATCTTCCATCTTCTAGATTTAGTGGCAGAAGTGCTGAAGGAGCCTCTCCTGTATCTGGAGGGGCaccaactttatcagagagacgCTGGATACACCGTCAGATTCAACAACTACTTTCAATAGATAGGATGGCCTCTACACCTGGCAGAACCAATGGTATTTCTGCTACCAGTTCAACTAGTAACTTATATAGCTCTCACTTTGATCAAAGTAGGGGAACCACCACTCTGCATGCAAGGACACAGGATGTGGGAACATCATACCACACATTTTTTGATGAGAGATTATGCAACAATTCCTCCCCATTAATGCAGAATGGGGCATTATGGTCTGGACTTATGGGGACACCCCCAGTACCAGATTGTGAACAAGTTCATCAGTTCAGTAGATCAAACATTGTTCCTGATGGTGGCTTATCCCCTGCTGTCAGAGAAGAGAGTAACTTTCACTTTGCAAAGGAGCAGTTGCAGTCAATGGTTAAAAGCCACTTGAAGAGCTTGTCTCAAAATATTGATTTAG gccACAATACTATCAAGGATATTGCAAGGAGTTCTATGCACACCATACTAGCAGCTTGTGATCTTGAGCACATGAAGAGTGAAGTTTGCACTGTGCCTCCTCCATCTGCCTGTTCCCATATGGAGCTAATGGCTGGTGGGCAAACGAGTCTAATTAAAGGTTGCTGCTCATCTTGCTTTGATTCCTTTGTAGGAGATGTGGTGAAGAGGATTTTGGACACAAGAATTTCGTCACAGTGGTTACGATTAGGTCTTTAG
- the LOC114403476 gene encoding protein DEHYDRATION-INDUCED 19 homolog 3-like, translating into MDGDSSWSARLSSASRRYQSALQSRSDMFMGFDENDGDDDIREEFLCPFCSEYFDIVGLCCHIDEEHPMEARNGVCPVCALRVGVDMVAHITLQHGSIFKMQRKRKSRKGGSYSTLSLLRKELREGNLQSLFGGSSCIVSSSNADPLLSSFILPLANEHASSQPHLHTETRSSKKCSDETVSTRNVETSTLSVKDKEEKAKRCEFVQGLLLSTILDDNL; encoded by the exons ATGGACGGTGATTCCTCTTGGAGTGCTCGTCTCTCTTCCGCTTCCAGGCGCTACCAATCCGCTCTTCAATCTCGATCAG ACATGTTCATGGGTTTTGATGAAAATGATGGGGACGATGATATAAGGGAGGAGTTTCTCTGCCCATTTTGTTCTGAGTATTTTGATATCGTTGGATTATGCTGCCACATTGACGAAGAGCATCCAATGGAGGCAAGAAATGGG GTATGTCCTGTTTGTGCGTTGAGGGTGGGGGTTGATATGGTAGCACATATAACCCTACAACATGGGAGTATATTTAAG ATGCAGCGCAAGAGGAAATCACGGAAAGGTGGATCTTATTCAACACTATCTTTATTGAGGAAGGAACTGCGAGAAGGAAATTTACAATCCCTTTTTGGCGGATCTTCATGTATAGTGTCCTCATCCAATGCAGATCCACTGTTGTCATCATTTATATTGCCTTTAGCGAATGAACATGCCAGCTCTCAGCCTCACTTACACACTGAGACAAGATCATCTAAAAAATGCTCAGATGAGACTGTATCAACAAG AAATGTGGAGACATCAACCTTGTCAGTTAAGGATAAGGAGGAGAAGGCAAAAAGATGCGAGTTTGTTCAAGGGCTGTTGCTGTCCACCATACTTGATGATAATTTATGA
- the LOC114401510 gene encoding syntaxin-43-like isoform X2, whose amino-acid sequence MATRNRTLLFRKHRDALKSVRVPSISSPPFTASGAGGGPVIELATTSFLNPNRSYAPLSTEDPGNSRGPNAITVGLPPAWVDLSEEISANVQRARTKMAELAKAHSKALMPSFGDGKEDQRAIETLTHEITDLIKKSEKRLRRLSATGPSEDSNVRKNVQRSLATDLQNLSVELRKKQSTYLKRLRQQKEGQDGVDLEMLNGSKSRYEDDDLDNMVFNEHQMAKLKNSEAFTVEREKEIQQVVESVNELAQIMKDLSVLVIDQGTIVDRIDYNIQNVATTVEDGLKQLQKAERTQKKGGMVMCATVLLIMCFVMLVLLIIKEIIL is encoded by the exons ATGGCGACGAGAAATCGCACTCTGCTTTTCAGAAAGCACAGAGATGCGTTGAAGAGTGTTCGGGTTCCCTCCATCTCCTCGCCGCCATTCACCGCTTCCGGCGCCGGCGGTGGCCCCGTCATCGAATTGGCCACCACCTCGTTTCTCAATCCCAATCGCTCTTACGCACCGCTAAGTACCGAGGATCCCGGCAATTCCAG GGGTCCAAATGCAATTACAGTGGGGCTACCTCCGGCGTGGGTGGATTTATCAGAAGAAATATCAGCAAATGTGCAACGTGCACGCACAAAAATGGCAGAGTTGGCTAAGGCTCATTCAAAGGCTTTGATGCCATCATTTGGAGATGGTAAGGAAGACCAACGAGCTATTGAAACTCTAACACATGAGATAACTGACTTAATAAAGAAGTCCGAGAAGAGACTGCGGAGACTTTCTGCTACTGGGCCTTCTGAGGATTCCAATGTCAGGAAAAATGTGCAG CGCTCTCTTGCTACTGACCTTCAGAACCTCTCTGTTGAGCTCCGCAAGAAACAATCAACTTATTTAAAGCGCCTTAGACAGCAAAAAGAg GGTCAAGATGGAGTTGATCTAGAGATGTTAAATGGAAGTAAATCCAGATATGAAGATGATGACTTGGATAATAtg GTATTTAATGAGCATCAAATGGCCAAGCTAAAAAATAGTGAAGCGTTCACagtagaaagagaaaaagagatcCAACAG GTTGTGGAATCTGTGAACGAGCTTGCTCAGATTATGAAGGATTTATCAGTACTAGTCATAGACCAG GGAACCATCGTTGATAGAATAGATTACAACATTCAGAATGTTGCAACCACAGTTGAGGATGGCCTTAAACAGCTGCAGAAG GCAGAGAGAACTCAGAAAAAGGGAGGCATGGTAATGTGTGCTACTGTGCTTCTCATCATGTGCTTCGTCATGTTGGTTCTCTTAATCATTAAGGAAATTATTTTGTGA
- the LOC114401510 gene encoding syntaxin-43-like isoform X1: MATRNRTLLFRKHRDALKSVRVPSISSPPFTASGAGGGPVIELATTSFLNPNRSYAPLSTEDPGNSSRGPNAITVGLPPAWVDLSEEISANVQRARTKMAELAKAHSKALMPSFGDGKEDQRAIETLTHEITDLIKKSEKRLRRLSATGPSEDSNVRKNVQRSLATDLQNLSVELRKKQSTYLKRLRQQKEGQDGVDLEMLNGSKSRYEDDDLDNMVFNEHQMAKLKNSEAFTVEREKEIQQVVESVNELAQIMKDLSVLVIDQGTIVDRIDYNIQNVATTVEDGLKQLQKAERTQKKGGMVMCATVLLIMCFVMLVLLIIKEIIL, translated from the exons ATGGCGACGAGAAATCGCACTCTGCTTTTCAGAAAGCACAGAGATGCGTTGAAGAGTGTTCGGGTTCCCTCCATCTCCTCGCCGCCATTCACCGCTTCCGGCGCCGGCGGTGGCCCCGTCATCGAATTGGCCACCACCTCGTTTCTCAATCCCAATCGCTCTTACGCACCGCTAAGTACCGAGGATCCCGGCAATTCCAG TAGGGGTCCAAATGCAATTACAGTGGGGCTACCTCCGGCGTGGGTGGATTTATCAGAAGAAATATCAGCAAATGTGCAACGTGCACGCACAAAAATGGCAGAGTTGGCTAAGGCTCATTCAAAGGCTTTGATGCCATCATTTGGAGATGGTAAGGAAGACCAACGAGCTATTGAAACTCTAACACATGAGATAACTGACTTAATAAAGAAGTCCGAGAAGAGACTGCGGAGACTTTCTGCTACTGGGCCTTCTGAGGATTCCAATGTCAGGAAAAATGTGCAG CGCTCTCTTGCTACTGACCTTCAGAACCTCTCTGTTGAGCTCCGCAAGAAACAATCAACTTATTTAAAGCGCCTTAGACAGCAAAAAGAg GGTCAAGATGGAGTTGATCTAGAGATGTTAAATGGAAGTAAATCCAGATATGAAGATGATGACTTGGATAATAtg GTATTTAATGAGCATCAAATGGCCAAGCTAAAAAATAGTGAAGCGTTCACagtagaaagagaaaaagagatcCAACAG GTTGTGGAATCTGTGAACGAGCTTGCTCAGATTATGAAGGATTTATCAGTACTAGTCATAGACCAG GGAACCATCGTTGATAGAATAGATTACAACATTCAGAATGTTGCAACCACAGTTGAGGATGGCCTTAAACAGCTGCAGAAG GCAGAGAGAACTCAGAAAAAGGGAGGCATGGTAATGTGTGCTACTGTGCTTCTCATCATGTGCTTCGTCATGTTGGTTCTCTTAATCATTAAGGAAATTATTTTGTGA
- the LOC114402211 gene encoding exonuclease DPD1, chloroplastic/mitochondrial-like produces MEDLIPILLQYIKSREKHGGYVLLVDHIARTFDAPFLIHEFIRCSTELPLGRELIKSSGTNLSSASLVALQEFYEVKVDGSAHRARVDVNSLTQILPMLTPDLKLTSSENH; encoded by the exons ATGGAAGACCTGATTCCCATACTTTTGCAGTACATTAAAAGCCGTGAGAAACATGGAGGATATGTGTTATTGGTTGATCACATTGCTCGCACTTTTGATGCACCTTTCCTCATCCATGAGTTCATCCGTTGTTCCACTGAGCTTCCTTTGGGACGTGAACTGATCAAGTCTAGTG GAACAAACCTTTCTTCAGCATCTCTTGTTGCTCTTCAGGAGTTCTACGAAGTTAAAGTGGATGGATCAGCTCACAGAGCCAGGGTAGATGTGAACTCATTGACCCAGATACTTCCAATGTTGACCCCTGATCTGAAGCTGACCTCGTCAGAAAATCATTAA
- the LOC114403121 gene encoding importin subunit alpha-2-like, with the protein MSYRPSGNSRTEVRRNRYKVAVDADEGRRRREDTMVEIRKNRREESLQKKRREGFQPQQIPASVHSSLVEKKLEHLPSMVTGVWTDDNNLQLEATTQFRKLLSIERSPPIEEVIQTGVVSRFVEFLMREDFPQLQFEAAWALTNIASGTSENTKVVIDHGAVPIFVKLLASPSDDVREQAVWALGNVAGDSPRCRDLVLSHGALLPLLAQLNEHAKLSMLRNATWTLSNFCRGKPQPPFDQVKPALPALARLIHSNDEEVLTDACWALSYLSDGTNDKIQAVIEAGVCPRLVELLLHPSPSVLIPALRTVGNIVTGDDMQTQVIINHQALPCLLNLLTNNYKKSIKKEACWTISNITAGNKQQIQAVIEANLIAPLVNLLQNAEFDIKKEAAWAISNATSGGSHEQIKFLVSQGCIKPLCDLLICPDPRIVTVCLEGLENILKVGEADKNIGNTGDVNLYAQMIDEAEGLEKIENLQSHDNTEIYEKAVKILETYWLEEEDETMPPGDASQSGFNFGSSDAPAVPSGGFNFN; encoded by the exons ATGTCGTATCGCCCAAGCGGGAACTCCAGGACCGAGGTCCGCCGCAACCGGTACAAGGTGGCGGTGGACGCGGACGAAGGTCGGAGACGACGAGAGGACACGATGGTGGAGATCCGCAAGAACCGCAGAGAAGAGAGTTTGCAGAAGAAGAGGCGCGAAGGATTCCAACCTCAGCAGATACCTGCGTCCGTTCACTCTAGTTTGGTAGAGAAGAAG TTGGAACACCTACCATCTATGGTTACTGGTGTTTGGACTGATGATAATAACCTGCAGCTCGAGGCGACGACGCAGTTCCGGAAGCTGCTTTCGATTG AACGTAGTCCGCCGATTGAGGAGGTTATACAGACTGGTGTGGTTTCTCGCTTTGTTGAGTTTCTCATGAGGGAAGACTTTCCACAGTTGCAG TTTGAGGCAGCCTGGGCTTTGACAAATATAGCTTCTGGGACGTCTGAAAACACCAAGGTTGTCATTGATCACGGGGCTGTCCCAATTTTCGTGAAGCTACTTGCTTCTCCTAGTGATGATGTCCGTGAACAG GCAGTGTGGGCATTAGGCAATGTCGCGGGGGATTCACCTAGATGTCGTGATCTTGTTCTCAGTCATGGGGCTTTGCTTCCTTTGTTGGCACAATTAAATGAACATGCCAAGCTTTCTATGCTTAGAAATGCTACCTGGACACTTTCAAACTTCTGCAGGGGCAAGCCACAGCCTCCTTTTGATCAG gtTAAACCTGCACTTCCTGCTCTTGCCCGTCTTATCCATTCAAACGATGAAGAAGTATTGACTGATGCATGTTGGGCACTGTCATATCTTTCTGATGGcacaaatgataaaattcaagCTGTAATTGAAGCTGGTGTTTGTCCCCGACTTGTTGAGCTGCTGCT GCACCCATCCCCTTCAGTGCTAATTCCTGCTCTTCGAACTGTTGGAAATATTGTCACTGGAGATGATATGCAGACTCAG GTTATCATCAATCACCAGGCTCTTCCTTGCCTTCTTAATCTGTTGaccaataattataaaaaaagcatCAAGAAGGAAGCTTGTTGGACCATATCCAATATCACAGCTGGTAATAAACAGCAGATTCAG GCTGTGATTGAGGCTAATCTAATTGCTCCTTTGGTCAATCTGCTTCAAAATGCTGAGTTTGATATCAAGAAAGAAGCTGCTTGGGCTATCTCAAATGCTACATCCGGTGGTTCTCATGAACAAATCAA GTTCCTAGTAAGCCAAGGGTGTATTAAGCCCTTGTGTGATCTTCTCATCTGTCCTGATCCTAGAATTGTTACAGTTTGTCTGGAAGGCCTTGAAAACATCTTGAAGGTGGGAGAAGCTGATAAAAACATAGGAAATACTGGTGATGTGAATCTATATGCCCAAATGATTGATGAAGCTGAGGGATTGGAGAAAATTGAGAACCTCCAGAGTCATGACAACACAGAGATTTACGAAAAGGCGGTCAAGATTCTTGAGACATACTGGTTGGAGGAGGAAGATGAGACTATGCCTCCAGGGGATGCTTCTCAGTCAGGGTTCAACTTTGGTAGCAGTGACGCTCCTGCTGTGCCGTCCGGTGGATTCAACTTTAATTAG